In one Arthrobacter jinronghuae genomic region, the following are encoded:
- a CDS encoding GatB/YqeY domain-containing protein — protein sequence MGTLKEQLQADMKTHMKSGNRVALTTVRNVLGEITTREKSGKTPVELDDVQIVSLLQKEAAKRRDTAGIYTEAGETERAAAEAAEAEIIEAYLPAPLTRADVEAIVDEAIADLRAGGEEPSMRQMGQVMKPVTAKVAGRFDGKTVSEIVRSRLA from the coding sequence ATGGGCACTTTGAAAGAGCAGCTGCAGGCGGACATGAAGACGCACATGAAATCGGGCAACCGTGTGGCCCTGACCACCGTGCGCAATGTACTGGGCGAAATCACTACCCGGGAGAAGTCCGGGAAGACGCCGGTGGAGCTCGACGACGTCCAGATCGTGTCCCTGCTGCAGAAGGAAGCAGCCAAGCGCCGCGATACCGCCGGGATCTACACGGAGGCCGGTGAGACCGAGCGTGCTGCCGCGGAGGCGGCCGAGGCAGAAATCATCGAAGCCTACCTGCCCGCTCCCCTGACCCGGGCCGACGTGGAAGCCATTGTGGATGAAGCAATCGCGGATCTGCGTGCCGGCGGGGAAGAGCCGTCGATGCGGCAGATGGGACAGGTCATGAAGCCCGTCACCGCGAAGGTGGCCGGACGGTTTGACGGCAAGACCGTGAGCGAGATCGTCCGTTCCCGACTCGCCTAG